A stretch of Spirochaeta cellobiosiphila DSM 17781 DNA encodes these proteins:
- the udk gene encoding uridine kinase has product METKIVGICGGSGSGKTTIVRRISEVLPDFVVLPQDNYYKTAKHISNENITDFNFDHPNAFDSDLLEEHLSALKRGESIEMPQYDFVKHARKEETITIKPSTVIIFEGIMIFFDKKVRDLIDLKLYVDTPDDIRFIRRLQRDMKERGRTVDSVISQYQSVVRPGYYEFIEPTRMYADLIIPEGGFNEIAIEVLTSFLQRYV; this is encoded by the coding sequence ATGGAAACTAAGATTGTAGGTATATGTGGAGGATCAGGATCTGGTAAAACAACTATTGTCAGAAGGATATCAGAAGTATTACCTGATTTCGTTGTCCTCCCTCAGGATAATTACTATAAAACGGCTAAACACATTAGTAATGAAAATATTACTGATTTTAACTTTGATCATCCCAATGCTTTTGACTCTGATCTATTGGAAGAGCATCTTAGTGCCCTCAAGAGGGGAGAGTCCATTGAAATGCCTCAATATGATTTTGTTAAGCATGCTAGAAAAGAAGAAACCATAACAATTAAACCATCAACAGTTATTATATTTGAAGGGATAATGATTTTTTTTGATAAAAAAGTTAGAGACCTTATAGATTTAAAGCTCTATGTTGATACTCCTGATGATATTCGTTTCATTAGACGACTTCAAAGAGATATGAAGGAACGTGGTCGTACTGTTGATTCGGTTATATCTCAGTATCAGAGTGTGGTTCGGCCTGGATATTATGAGTTTATTGAACCGACAAGGATGTATGCAGACCTCATTATACCAGAAGGTGGTTTTAATGAGATTGCCATTGAAGTGCTGACATCCTTTTTACAAAGATACGTTTAA
- a CDS encoding response regulator, producing MKILIVEDDFTSRTMVYRLLKDAAECDTAVDGEEALHFFSTSIKDKTPYDLILLDIMLPNKDGQTVLKDIRDMESTAGIKGLERCSILMMTALDDSQNIIEAFRSQCEGYLPKPISKEKLIKAIHKLGIELKI from the coding sequence GTGAAAATATTGATAGTAGAAGATGATTTTACTAGTAGAACCATGGTATATCGTCTTTTAAAGGATGCTGCAGAATGTGATACAGCAGTTGATGGAGAAGAAGCTCTTCATTTCTTTTCTACTTCTATAAAAGACAAAACTCCTTACGACTTAATCTTATTAGATATTATGTTACCTAATAAGGATGGACAGACTGTTCTTAAAGACATAAGGGATATGGAATCCACTGCAGGAATTAAAGGTCTAGAACGCTGTAGCATATTAATGATGACTGCTCTGGATGACTCTCAAAATATTATTGAAGCCTTTAGATCACAATGTGAAGGTTATCTTCCTAAACCAATTAGCAAAGAAAAGCTAATTAAGGCTATTCACAAATTAGGAATTGAATTAAAAATATAA
- a CDS encoding chemotaxis protein CheX yields the protein MRNEIDLALDQATIQTMADMAFLDVMPSTQDSIEYTNIFAIDFLAPYNGSMFFLLSVASKRQLVENIFGDDWDSLEDQKIDDCLLEILNILAGNFMSVLLKHSQKYKMSVPSILFEERELLKDCFTRTYDCEGQNIQVAVKLKEVEP from the coding sequence ATGAGAAATGAAATAGACTTGGCTTTAGATCAGGCTACAATACAAACAATGGCAGATATGGCATTTCTTGATGTTATGCCTAGTACTCAAGATAGCATTGAATATACCAATATATTTGCTATTGACTTCTTAGCTCCCTATAATGGAAGTATGTTTTTTCTTCTTAGCGTTGCATCTAAAAGACAACTGGTTGAAAATATTTTTGGAGATGATTGGGATTCTTTAGAAGATCAAAAAATTGACGACTGCCTACTGGAGATATTAAATATACTAGCAGGTAACTTTATGTCCGTTCTTTTAAAACATAGTCAAAAATACAAGATGTCAGTGCCCTCTATTTTGTTTGAAGAACGAGAATTATTAAAAGATTGTTTTACAAGAACATATGATTGTGAAGGTCAAAATATACAAGTTGCTGTGAAATTAAAGGAAGTAGAACCGTGA
- a CDS encoding response regulator has translation MSYNKILIVDDSSTSRMIIKRCLYIAGYSESTYIEAEDGLDALDRLVKEDIDLIVSDLNMPKMDGITFIQKVRLKEKYNKLPIIVISSIYNDETSDKLTSYNVTGIIKKPISPNKIQSILG, from the coding sequence ATGAGCTATAATAAAATCTTAATTGTGGATGATTCAAGCACTTCAAGGATGATAATCAAACGATGCTTATATATCGCTGGATATTCGGAATCAACATATATCGAAGCGGAAGATGGATTAGACGCTCTTGATCGCTTGGTGAAAGAAGATATTGATTTGATAGTATCTGATTTGAATATGCCTAAGATGGATGGTATCACCTTTATTCAAAAAGTTAGATTAAAAGAAAAATATAACAAACTGCCTATTATTGTTATATCAAGTATTTATAATGATGAAACTTCAGATAAATTAACTTCATATAATGTAACAGGAATTATCAAAAAACCAATATCACCAAATAAAATTCAAAGTATATTAGGATAG
- a CDS encoding chemotaxis protein CheD: MKRIDIGIGDLNISKDSDTVLKTYALGSCVAIVIYEPIHRIAGMVHVALPDSGINKAKSESKPGYFVDTGVPLLLDMMSKSGALKNKLIIKLIGGASVLDDKGTFDIGKRNYLAAKKILWKYGLGAIAEDVGGSISRTVAITTDDGELTISNARKTWRI; this comes from the coding sequence ATGAAAAGAATAGATATTGGCATTGGAGATTTAAACATATCCAAAGATTCTGACACTGTATTAAAAACATATGCCTTAGGTTCCTGTGTTGCTATTGTTATTTATGAACCAATACATCGTATTGCTGGTATGGTGCATGTTGCTCTTCCAGATTCAGGCATCAACAAAGCAAAGTCAGAATCAAAACCAGGCTATTTTGTAGATACAGGTGTTCCTCTTCTTCTGGATATGATGTCAAAGAGTGGTGCACTTAAAAATAAACTTATTATTAAACTTATAGGCGGCGCAAGTGTACTGGATGATAAAGGTACTTTTGATATAGGAAAGCGGAATTATTTAGCTGCCAAAAAGATATTATGGAAATATGGCTTAGGAGCCATCGCTGAAGATGTAGGTGGTTCTATTAGCCGAACAGTTGCCATTACAACAGATGATGGTGAATTAACTATATCCAATGCACGAAAAACCTGGAGAATTTGA
- a CDS encoding protein-glutamate methylesterase/protein-glutamine glutaminase, whose protein sequence is MRSPIKVLIIDDSALVRQLVSSGLEKDSSIEVVGTASNVYEGRDKIVYLKPDVVTLDIEMPKMDGITFLKKLMPQYPLPVIILSSLTQKNSQLTYDALEYGAIDVVLKPSKHRGVSLNEIMLDLIEKVKAACTADVSHWAQKKGIQQPIKKVEYLSQTTDKVIAIGASTGGTVALKHLINDFPPDFPGTVVVQHMPPGFTRIFSDKLNLTAKVEVKEAEDGDRIRRGIALIAPGGKQMEVIRSGGQYRVHIYDSEKVSGHCPSVDVLFSSMAKVVGPNGYGIILTGMGSDGANGMKAMAVEGAYNIAQDEATSVVYGMPKAAFELGAVKKVVPLGNILRELTLRLNGSL, encoded by the coding sequence ATGAGATCGCCGATAAAAGTCCTTATTATTGATGATAGTGCTCTTGTACGACAACTTGTAAGTTCAGGATTAGAAAAGGATTCTTCAATTGAGGTTGTGGGTACTGCTTCAAATGTTTATGAAGGAAGAGATAAAATTGTATACTTAAAGCCTGATGTCGTAACTTTGGATATAGAAATGCCTAAAATGGATGGAATCACATTTTTAAAAAAATTGATGCCTCAGTATCCTTTACCAGTAATAATCCTCAGTTCTTTAACACAGAAGAACTCACAGCTTACATACGATGCGTTAGAGTATGGGGCAATTGATGTTGTTTTAAAACCTTCCAAGCATAGAGGGGTTTCTTTGAATGAGATTATGTTAGATCTAATTGAAAAGGTTAAGGCTGCCTGTACTGCAGATGTATCTCATTGGGCACAAAAGAAAGGTATACAGCAACCAATAAAAAAAGTGGAATATTTATCACAAACAACGGATAAAGTGATAGCAATTGGAGCTTCCACAGGAGGTACAGTAGCTTTAAAGCATCTAATAAATGATTTTCCTCCTGACTTTCCTGGAACTGTTGTTGTACAGCATATGCCTCCTGGGTTTACTCGTATTTTTAGTGATAAATTAAATTTGACGGCAAAGGTAGAAGTTAAAGAAGCTGAAGACGGTGATCGTATAAGAAGGGGGATAGCTTTGATTGCCCCTGGTGGTAAACAAATGGAAGTTATTCGTTCTGGTGGACAATACCGTGTCCATATCTATGACAGTGAAAAAGTTAGTGGGCATTGTCCCAGTGTTGATGTTCTATTTTCATCTATGGCCAAGGTTGTCGGACCTAATGGTTATGGTATTATCCTTACCGGAATGGGGTCTGATGGTGCAAATGGAATGAAGGCTATGGCAGTAGAAGGTGCTTATAATATAGCCCAAGATGAAGCTACTTCAGTTGTTTATGGTATGCCAAAAGCTGCTTTTGAATTAGGGGCTGTAAAAAAAGTTGTACCTTTAGGCAATATTCTACGGGAATTAACATTAAGATTAAATGGTAGCCTATGA
- a CDS encoding CheR family methyltransferase: MSDINNGIIDITDDEFKKISQLVYSQFGINLTDKKKALVRGRLNKVIKEKGFDSFSVYYKHILEDNTGKELTQLVDKISTNHTYFFRENDHFDFFTKNEMPTINNYLKDNHINEYRLWCAGCASGEEAYTIAMLIDDYCNKNKVSWRPRILATDISITALEKAANGLYPTERMEGIPIEFKNKYFKKVENENWQVSDKLRNMILFKKLNFMRSDFPFKNKFHTIFCRNVMIYFDKPTKEDLIRKFGQYLRPGGRFFIGHSETLGRDNNEFSYVRPALYQKNEV, encoded by the coding sequence ATGAGTGATATAAATAATGGGATAATTGATATTACTGATGATGAATTCAAAAAAATATCACAGTTAGTATACTCCCAATTCGGTATTAATCTAACAGATAAGAAAAAAGCTCTGGTTCGCGGCCGACTTAATAAAGTTATCAAAGAAAAAGGTTTTGATAGTTTCTCTGTATATTATAAACATATTCTGGAAGATAACACGGGCAAAGAGTTAACCCAATTGGTGGATAAAATTTCTACAAACCACACCTATTTCTTTCGAGAAAATGATCATTTTGATTTCTTTACCAAAAATGAAATGCCTACTATTAATAATTATCTAAAAGATAATCATATTAATGAATATAGGCTTTGGTGTGCAGGATGTGCTTCAGGAGAAGAGGCCTATACTATAGCTATGTTAATAGATGACTATTGTAATAAAAATAAAGTTTCCTGGCGACCAAGAATTTTAGCAACAGATATCTCAATAACCGCATTGGAAAAAGCTGCCAATGGCCTCTATCCTACAGAGAGGATGGAAGGAATTCCTATAGAGTTTAAGAATAAATACTTTAAGAAAGTGGAAAATGAAAATTGGCAAGTATCTGACAAATTACGGAATATGATATTATTTAAAAAGCTCAATTTTATGAGATCTGATTTTCCCTTCAAGAACAAATTTCATACTATATTTTGTCGTAATGTGATGATTTACTTTGATAAACCTACTAAAGAAGATCTTATTCGTAAATTTGGTCAATATCTAAGACCTGGAGGACGCTTTTTTATAGGTCATTCAGAAACTCTTGGTAGAGACAATAATGAGTTTTCTTATGTACGACCTGCTTTATACCAAAAGAATGAGGTATAG
- a CDS encoding chemotaxis protein CheA has protein sequence MLNYSNLIDHLNTLDPDDLLDIANLIEEIEESGETLNSADSLGLVLKYLKEMPHTENIDRKDELLVQIKQVIPNLKKKSGIYIEDMEVLHSFITEAIDHLDNIESRIIKLEKGFDEDQVDSLFRSMHTIKGVASFLGLDAIQNLGHNLENLLDKIRAQMVEVDSHVIDILLAGTDLMNNLISQISYAAKEAPMEGHFHLDINNTMPDELLEQIQNIITSGHLKKELANSDDSFDMESLITTEMKTKFAEETADMIDLVERTLLELEDSSDPIELVADAFRSVHTVKGNAGFFGYEIIEKLSMDIEEILDGIRKEKRHVDKNVINVLLSGIDGIRKNLSSIQSGSGELNNLDVYKPLGEILVEMGAASSEDLQNALDKQNRRLGDILVDSGSVKKEDIDAALSQQSINKASDIVSHNIKRKDIRVDTDKLDKLFDLIGELITAEAMVLDNEEVKRFGSDSFNKAATYIAKITRELQEVTMSIRMIPLEGMFNRMKRLVRDLSHKFKKDIDFKISGQDTEMDRNIIEEISDPMVHLIRNAIDHGIEDQDVRLGQGKAKQGCVTLDAKYEGNEIWITLSDDGKGLDRDKILIKAKEKGIINDDKILEDKEVWDLIFEPGFSTADKVSEISGRGVGMDVVKKNIEKLRGQISIESMLGRGTSFILKIPLTLAIIDGVNLQVGKRLFSIPVTDVLEFQSVHKSQITETDIHGEVLNLRSELIPIIRLYDFYRISDAVHSIEDGVIIVVTSNGKKAAILSDHVLGYKQIVLKALPEYMGDIIGLSGCSIMGNGDVSLILDVGTLYKEVLN, from the coding sequence ATGTTGAATTATTCTAATCTCATAGATCACCTGAATACATTAGATCCTGATGATTTATTGGATATTGCTAATCTTATAGAGGAAATTGAAGAATCAGGTGAAACTTTAAATAGTGCAGATAGTTTGGGACTTGTTTTAAAATACCTCAAGGAAATGCCCCATACAGAAAATATAGATAGGAAGGATGAACTCCTGGTACAAATAAAGCAAGTCATCCCTAATCTAAAAAAAAAATCAGGAATTTACATAGAAGATATGGAGGTCTTACATTCTTTTATTACAGAAGCTATCGATCATTTAGATAACATAGAAAGTAGAATTATAAAACTTGAAAAAGGTTTTGATGAAGACCAAGTTGATAGTTTATTCAGATCTATGCATACGATTAAAGGTGTCGCTTCTTTTCTAGGCTTAGATGCTATACAGAATTTAGGGCATAATTTGGAGAATCTACTTGATAAGATTAGAGCACAAATGGTGGAAGTGGATTCTCATGTTATTGATATTCTACTGGCAGGAACAGATTTAATGAATAATCTTATTAGTCAAATTAGTTATGCTGCAAAAGAAGCACCAATGGAAGGGCACTTTCATTTGGATATTAATAATACGATGCCTGATGAGTTATTAGAACAAATACAGAATATTATTACTAGTGGTCATCTTAAAAAAGAATTAGCAAATAGTGATGATTCTTTTGATATGGAAAGTTTAATTACTACGGAAATGAAGACAAAGTTTGCAGAAGAAACCGCTGACATGATAGATCTCGTTGAAAGAACTTTACTTGAATTGGAAGATAGCTCTGATCCTATTGAACTAGTAGCAGATGCTTTTCGTTCTGTTCACACTGTAAAAGGGAATGCTGGTTTTTTTGGCTATGAAATTATAGAAAAATTGTCCATGGATATAGAAGAGATTCTTGATGGAATAAGAAAAGAAAAAAGACATGTAGATAAGAATGTCATTAATGTACTTTTATCAGGTATTGATGGAATTAGGAAGAACTTATCTAGTATACAATCAGGTAGTGGTGAACTTAATAATTTAGATGTCTATAAACCATTAGGAGAAATTCTAGTAGAAATGGGTGCTGCTTCTTCAGAAGATCTCCAAAATGCACTTGATAAACAAAATAGAAGACTAGGTGACATATTAGTTGATTCAGGCTCAGTAAAAAAAGAAGATATAGACGCGGCTTTATCCCAGCAGAGTATAAATAAGGCATCAGATATTGTGTCTCATAATATTAAACGCAAAGATATCAGAGTGGATACTGATAAATTGGATAAATTATTTGATCTAATTGGAGAATTAATAACAGCGGAAGCTATGGTTCTAGATAATGAAGAAGTAAAAAGATTTGGATCCGATTCTTTTAATAAAGCCGCCACATATATAGCTAAAATCACTAGAGAACTTCAAGAAGTCACAATGTCTATTAGAATGATTCCTTTGGAAGGAATGTTTAATAGAATGAAACGACTAGTTCGGGATTTGTCTCATAAGTTCAAAAAAGATATTGATTTTAAGATAAGTGGACAAGATACAGAAATGGATAGAAATATTATTGAAGAAATTTCTGACCCTATGGTGCATCTCATTAGGAATGCTATTGATCATGGAATTGAAGACCAAGATGTCAGATTAGGACAAGGTAAAGCGAAACAAGGCTGTGTGACCCTTGATGCAAAGTATGAAGGCAATGAAATTTGGATCACTCTTTCAGATGACGGAAAAGGATTGGATAGGGATAAAATTTTAATAAAAGCTAAAGAAAAAGGTATTATAAATGATGACAAAATATTGGAGGACAAAGAAGTATGGGATCTGATTTTTGAACCGGGTTTTTCAACAGCTGATAAAGTCTCTGAAATTTCTGGACGAGGTGTGGGTATGGATGTTGTTAAAAAAAATATTGAAAAGCTTCGTGGACAAATATCTATTGAATCCATGCTTGGAAGAGGAACTTCTTTTATATTAAAAATACCCCTTACTTTAGCCATTATAGATGGTGTTAATCTTCAAGTAGGCAAACGTTTATTTAGCATTCCTGTAACTGATGTTTTAGAATTCCAAAGTGTGCATAAGTCACAAATTACTGAAACTGATATTCATGGTGAAGTCTTAAATTTAAGAAGTGAGCTGATTCCTATTATTCGATTGTATGATTTCTATCGAATCAGTGATGCCGTGCATTCCATAGAAGATGGAGTCATTATTGTGGTTACAAGTAATGGCAAGAAAGCCGCAATTTTATCTGATCATGTTTTAGGATATAAGCAAATTGTTCTTAAAGCTTTGCCTGAGTATATGGGAGATATTATTGGATTAAGTGGGTGCTCAATAATGGGTAATGGGGATGTGAGTCTTATTCTTGATGTGGGAACGTTATACAAAGAGGTATTGAACTAA
- a CDS encoding methyl-accepting chemotaxis protein — MILIIKLIILVFITVISVFVPHYLSVPFYFLFGCFLLLSDYYRKNNLEESLEFEDEDNQEVNNLPISDTQKDNTQWEEQITEYNRIITKNTDLINKINEVSEILINIVINKTNNAILSVTNHIFDLTKNSKENIAGIRKTLEPLINVEGDINKDVEVLNHKIDDIDHIYQTINDISSNLEVDKRLINEAVQGINQFSLDITDLADQTNLLAINASIEAARVGSLGKGFAVIATNVQTLSKKSKDIAEKIVVIIDTVNNTIDESFESLHKKVKDTSLLLGEFKNDINHIVGDLVPQINNLKTSYGHNEVIMSSISQDISTITVDLQFQDSIRQILEHVISIHKDFQRECVNIDKSFEQQKDIQREVDKIIMEMATQHFTIEEEWNAVASIGDKPIKTSSGNKEFAGNVELF; from the coding sequence ATGATTCTTATTATTAAGCTAATTATATTAGTATTTATTACTGTTATATCTGTATTTGTACCCCATTATTTAAGTGTTCCTTTTTATTTCCTGTTTGGATGTTTTCTTCTCCTATCAGATTATTATAGAAAGAACAACCTTGAAGAATCATTAGAATTTGAAGATGAGGATAATCAGGAAGTAAATAACTTACCAATTTCTGATACTCAAAAAGACAATACCCAATGGGAAGAACAGATTACAGAATACAATAGAATTATCACTAAAAATACAGATTTAATAAACAAAATAAATGAAGTCTCTGAGATATTAATTAATATAGTTATAAATAAAACAAACAACGCTATATTATCGGTAACTAATCATATTTTTGATTTAACAAAGAATAGCAAGGAAAATATTGCAGGTATAAGGAAAACATTAGAACCTTTGATTAATGTAGAAGGTGATATCAATAAAGATGTAGAAGTTCTTAATCATAAAATCGATGATATTGATCATATTTATCAAACTATTAATGATATTTCCTCCAATTTAGAAGTAGATAAAAGACTAATAAATGAAGCTGTACAAGGTATAAATCAATTCAGTTTGGATATTACGGATTTAGCTGATCAGACTAATCTTTTGGCCATCAATGCGTCTATTGAAGCAGCACGTGTTGGTAGTCTTGGGAAAGGTTTTGCTGTTATAGCTACTAATGTTCAGACTTTATCCAAAAAATCAAAGGATATTGCGGAAAAAATTGTCGTAATTATTGATACTGTAAACAATACTATTGATGAGAGCTTTGAATCTTTGCATAAAAAAGTAAAAGATACTTCATTATTGCTGGGTGAATTTAAGAATGACATCAATCATATTGTGGGCGATTTGGTGCCTCAAATTAACAATCTTAAAACATCTTATGGTCATAATGAAGTCATCATGTCTAGCATCTCACAAGACATATCAACTATTACTGTCGATTTACAGTTTCAGGATAGTATTAGACAAATACTAGAACATGTGATCTCCATACATAAAGACTTTCAAAGAGAATGTGTCAACATAGACAAAAGTTTCGAACAACAGAAAGATATTCAGAGAGAAGTTGATAAGATAATAATGGAGATGGCAACCCAGCATTTTACTATTGAAGAAGAATGGAATGCTGTTGCCTCAATAGGTGATAAGCCTATTAAAACAAGTTCAGGCAACAAGGAGTTTGCTGGAAATGTTGAATTATTCTAA
- a CDS encoding CoA-binding protein, which produces MNVAVLGASPKTERYSNKAIKLLVDKGHTVFPINPIHESIENLKTVKKPSDLKKMGIHTLTVYVGPNNISPLIDDIIDLNPHRIILNPGTESEELKQALNKANINYLEACTLVMLKTNQFED; this is translated from the coding sequence ATGAATGTAGCTGTATTAGGAGCAAGTCCAAAGACAGAAAGATATAGTAATAAAGCTATCAAATTATTAGTGGATAAAGGTCATACTGTATTCCCCATCAACCCTATACATGAGAGTATTGAGAATTTAAAGACAGTAAAAAAACCAAGTGATTTAAAGAAAATGGGCATACATACTCTGACAGTTTATGTTGGTCCTAACAACATTTCTCCTCTTATAGATGATATTATAGACCTGAATCCACACAGAATTATTTTAAATCCAGGAACAGAATCAGAAGAATTGAAACAAGCACTGAATAAGGCTAATATAAATTACTTGGAAGCATGTACATTAGTAATGCTTAAAACAAATCAATTTGAGGACTAG
- a CDS encoding glutaredoxin family protein: MFSYLPFNEENGDYNGHELKLLALSTCGFCKKAIQYLNDKNFQFKYIFVDRVDPKIKQQVKDEFMKHFHKRLSFPTLVIDDEDYLTGFIRASWDNKFIANDKRTTS, encoded by the coding sequence TTGTTCAGCTATTTACCCTTTAATGAAGAAAATGGGGATTACAATGGACATGAACTCAAGCTCCTAGCCCTATCTACATGTGGTTTTTGTAAAAAAGCAATTCAATACTTAAATGATAAAAACTTCCAGTTCAAATATATTTTTGTAGACAGGGTTGATCCAAAAATAAAGCAACAAGTAAAAGACGAGTTTATGAAACATTTTCATAAAAGATTATCGTTCCCAACTCTTGTTATTGATGATGAAGATTATTTAACAGGCTTTATTAGAGCCTCATGGGATAACAAATTTATAGCAAATGACAAAAGAACAACTTCATAA
- a CDS encoding ferredoxin-thioredoxin reductase catalytic domain-containing protein codes for MTKEQLHNYLQKQANLNNWIINWNSEFTSTIIDGLFVNYSRYNCLLCPCRESHEQKGTDHDILCPCHYAKDDIIEYQQCYCGLFLHPNSEDFSQEPQSIPDRRDDSLYL; via the coding sequence ATGACAAAAGAACAACTTCATAATTACCTACAAAAACAAGCTAATCTTAACAATTGGATCATTAATTGGAATAGTGAGTTCACAAGTACTATTATAGATGGTTTGTTTGTGAATTATAGCCGTTACAATTGCTTGTTATGTCCTTGTAGAGAATCTCATGAACAAAAGGGTACGGACCATGATATTTTGTGTCCTTGTCATTATGCAAAAGATGATATAATTGAATATCAACAATGTTATTGTGGATTATTTCTGCATCCAAATTCAGAAGATTTCTCACAAGAACCACAAAGCATCCCAGACAGGAGAGATGACTCCCTCTATCTCTAA
- the yfcE gene encoding phosphodiesterase has translation MSQTKKLMFISDIHGSEYYFKKALEIYKKEIPYKLIVLGDILYHGPRNPLPEGYNPKEVIELINPLKNDIISVRGNCEAEVDQMVLDFPILGDYHILDFDDHEFFLTHGHLYNNEPSPLCKKETIFCQGHTHIPMIDMKNTIVHFNPGSITLPKDGHPNTYGIYENNTITIKKLDGHEYMVKKL, from the coding sequence ATGAGCCAAACAAAAAAGTTGATGTTTATTTCCGATATTCATGGGTCGGAATATTATTTTAAGAAGGCTCTGGAGATCTATAAAAAAGAGATTCCGTATAAGTTGATTGTTTTAGGAGATATTCTTTATCATGGTCCTAGGAATCCTTTACCTGAAGGGTATAATCCAAAAGAGGTAATAGAGCTAATTAATCCATTAAAGAACGATATAATCAGTGTACGTGGAAATTGTGAAGCAGAAGTTGATCAGATGGTTTTAGATTTTCCTATACTTGGAGACTACCATATTTTAGATTTTGATGACCATGAGTTTTTTCTGACACATGGTCATTTATATAATAATGAACCTAGTCCCTTGTGCAAAAAGGAGACTATTTTTTGTCAAGGCCATACTCACATACCTATGATCGATATGAAAAATACGATTGTTCATTTCAACCCTGGATCTATCACTCTTCCTAAAGATGGACACCCTAATACTTATGGAATCTACGAAAACAATACAATTACTATAAAAAAACTTGATGGTCATGAATATATGGTTAAAAAGCTTTAG
- a CDS encoding arsenate reductase family protein, with the protein MNKVYVYSKCNTCRNALKWLKEKGLNAELINIDSNPPTINEIRKYHIMSGKPLKSFFNTSGMVYRELNLKGRIDQLDEEELYKLLSSNGMLIKRPLLIFDNKILIGFKEKQWETIL; encoded by the coding sequence ATGAACAAAGTATATGTCTACTCAAAATGTAATACATGCAGAAATGCATTAAAATGGTTAAAGGAAAAGGGTCTTAATGCTGAATTAATAAACATTGACAGTAATCCCCCAACTATTAATGAAATAAGAAAATACCATATTATGAGTGGGAAACCATTGAAAAGTTTTTTTAATACCTCCGGGATGGTCTATAGAGAACTAAATTTAAAAGGACGTATTGATCAATTGGATGAAGAAGAGCTCTACAAACTTTTATCTTCCAATGGTATGCTCATAAAAAGGCCCTTGTTGATATTTGATAATAAAATATTAATAGGGTTTAAAGAAAAACAATGGGAGACAATATTATGA